The DNA window GAGGTGGACGGGCCGGTCAACGAGCAAGAGAAGGCCGTCCTCGACGAGCTTCACGACCGCTGCCGGCGGGACTGACGCCGCCGTCCCGACCTCAGCCGACCTGATGCACGGGCGTCGGTGGACTGGTGGATCAGTGGGCGGGGTGCAGGATGCGGCCGGCGGTGGCGAGCAGCTCCGCCGGGCGAACGTGTCAGCGATGTGGTGCAGGCCGGCAGCTTCGCGCAGCTGAACGTCGGTGTCATGGTGGGTCGGGGATCAGGGTCGCGGCGATCTGCTCGGCCGGTTCGGCGGTGCTCAGCCCGCCGACGTGTAGGTCGTTCTCGAGCCACAAACCTGCGTCCGAGCACAACTGCTCCTCTGGACCAGTACAACGTTCGCCCTGTTGTTGCCTGGCGTTAGCTCGTGCTGGCTAGCGTGGTTTGCTCAGTCTCCGGCGACGCCGGTCGCCATCGCCTCGGCCAACCGATCCAGGCGCTACTGCCGAAGCCGTCCGACTCGATCAAACTCTCACAGTCTGCTGAGGGCGCCGTCGTATGGGTCAACGTGCACAACGTGCACAGCCAGGTACATCGTGCAGATGGCGGAGGCACGTCCGAGCCTTCAACCGACCGCGAGCCGGCCGGCCAGCGGACTCAGCGAGACCCAAAGGAACGAGCGGGCGGCCATCGTGACGTTCCGTTACCAGCGAGCCGGCACCGACCGTGTGGCGTATCCGCGTCTGCCGATGCCAGCTCGTCGAGATGACCAACAACGACGTGCACTCACCGCGCTCGACGTGCAGTCAGGGCCGGTCCTCTAGGCAGAAGCCATAGCGGGTCCCTTCGCCGGCCTAGCCCGCGTTTCCACAGAAGCCGCAGGGGTCAGAACCTATGAGGCCCTCGGTACTCACAGTCGCGGTAGCCGGGTGGAGCACCCCACGATTTTCCGCACGAGCAGAAGTAGACGTGGGTGTGGACGCCCGGGTAGATCATCGCGTCGCGCCGGACCGAGTGGCCGAGGCGTAGGGCGTGCCACAGGGCTCGGATCACAGCTGCCACCTTACTGGGTGTCCCTATTCGTCATCGCGCGCTGGGCATCCGTGTTCTCCGGACATGCCTGCGGGTTCAGGCAGCCGGGCGGAGGACGCCGCCCGCCGGGTCGGCGCCGATGTGGCCGCCATCGGCGAGGTCGAGCTGATGGCGTTCGCCGGTGCGAACTGCCAGGGCGAAGCTGACGAGTGGGCGCTGATCGAATGGCGGGCGATCCGGTTGGCAATGGTGCTGTCCGGGCTTGACTTCGGCGGTCCGCTGCCCCGATGAGGCTGTGGCTGTGGACGATTCGCTGCACCGCAACCTCGGTGATCTGATGCGGATGACCGGCTGAGGGCGCTACGTCGACACCTCGCCGCGTTCGTAGTGGTCCCCAGCCATATCCGTCGGTTTTTCCGCTAGGACTACGGAAACCCGTACGACTGGTCCGAAGGCGACGATGTCGAAATGGTCGGTGGCCGATCGTAGGATGCGCTCGTGGCGCTGATCTATGCATTTGAAGACGAGGACGGCAGTTGGCACGGCAACCCTGGCAGGACCTATCGAGGGATGGGCCGGGCGACGTACGCGACGTTGACCTTTTGCCCTGGCCCCGCCGAGCCGGGTGCCGACAGCAGCTTCGCCGGGCAGACGTTGCGCGTCGCGGTGGCTAGCATTGACGAGCAGGTGGCCGGCGAGATCGCGTATCGGCTCGACAACGGTACGGTGCACTACGCAACCGACGAGGTCGACGAGCTGCTGTTCGGCATCGACGTGCACCGGCTGCCCATCAGCTCCTGGCCACCGGTCGTGCACCATCCGGTGCCAGCTGCTCCCGCCACACCAGCGGAGCCGGATCCGACGCCGCTGGTGCTGTCGTGGGAGGTCAGCGACGCCGGGCGGCACTACACGCTGACCCTCACCAGGGGCATGGTCGGCCCGACCGTCGAGGTGACCGGCGCCGACACCGAGGGCCAGCTCATCGCCCAGCTCGCCGGACACCTGCCGGGCGACGATCTGTCCCTGGTGGCGCGGGTGTTCCTTGCCGCCGTGGCGAACCCCGGCGTGTCGACACGCGTTCCGGCGGCCCGCCGTCCCCGATCCTGGTCGGAGCAGGAGACCGCGTACGTGGCCAGCCGGCACCGCGACGGCGCCGATGCCGAGGCGATCGCCGTGGAGCTGGGGCGGACCGCCAACAGCATCCGGTACAAGCTGCACGCCCTGGGCCTGGCCCCGTTTCCCGGGCCGAACACCAGCCGCCCACCGGCACCCCCGCGAACGCCGGCGTACACGATGGAAGACCTGCGCCAAGTCCACTCGAACTCGCACAGGCCGTGGGAGCCCGAGGACGACGAACGGCTCGCCCGACGCGCCGCAGAAGGCGCGAGCATCTCCGAGTTGATGGAGGAGTTCGGCCGTAACCACGGCGCGATCACCTCCCGCCTGGCACGGGTACAGCCCCCGGTCGCCCCCAGCCCGCCGCCAGCCGCTCCCTGAGCCCACCAGGCGGCCGCCCGCAGGCATCGATAGCCGGTTCCTCGCGTACCTGACGCGGCTAGTCCGCTGAGGGGACCAGCGGGCGCGGGAAAGTAGCCAACGGAACGCCACAAACTACATAGCCGGTCTCAATGGCCGTTGCGGCCACCTGAGTGCGGCGTGCTTTCATACCGGCTATGCGATCCGTCCCTCTAGACATCCTCTCTCGCCTGGATCTGGAAGGGGCCGCGCGACGGGAGGCCGACGCCACGGAGCCGCTGATCCCGTCGTCGCCCGGCACCGACCAGTTGAAGGACAACGCAGCTCCCTTCGCCTCCTGGCTCGGCGGCCAGCTCCGGGCCGGGCTGCCGACCGGCCGCGGCCTGGTAATCGCCGTCGCCAAGCCGGTGACCGGCAGCCGGCCGGTCGCGATCTGGGGATTCGCCGAGCGGGTCACCTACCGGGCACTCACCGACCTGCTCATGACCGAGGCGAAACACGAGGTGGACCGCTCGCCCGAACGGTACCGGGACTTCATCTCCGCGCCGATGACCTACGCCGAGGAGCGCGGCACGCGGCCGGACGACAACGAGGATGGCTCCCCCTTCGCCACCCCCTGGCCCGCCGATGCGATCATCCAGTACGTCGTGAAGGCCGACCTCGCCTCGTTCTATGACTACATCGACCACGACATCCTCGGCCGTGAACTTCTAGTTCGCACCGGAGACCATGCCGCCGTCGAGTGTCTGCTCGACCTCCTTGGCGAGGTCCAGGGCCGGCGGTACGGGCTGCCCCAGTTGCTCGAGCCTTCGGATCGTCTCTCCGATCTCTACGCGGGCCGGGTGCTGCGCGCGCTGCGCCGGAAGCAGTGGGCGGCCTGGCGCTTCAACGATGACTTCCGGATCGCCGTCGAGACGTTCGAGGATGCCAAGCGCGCGCTTGATGATCTGGCGGCGGCCGCTCGCGACAACGGCCTTGTGCTGAACGAGTCCAAGACCCGCACTCCGTCAATCACCAGCTACTGGCACGAAACAGTGATTAGTCAGGTCGACGCCCATCTGCCGAGGGACGGGGCCGAGCACGACCCAGCTGACTTTGTGGCCGACTACACTGAAGGGGCCCGCGACAGCGACCCCGAGTGGGCCCTCAGCTTCCTCGAGTCGACCGTCACACCCCGCGGCCTAAGAGCTGGGGTGCAGGCCGAAGGACAGACAAACCTGCGCGATGTCGACCGCTTCGGCATCCGGTACATCCGACGTGCGCTGATCAGACTGGCCGATCCCGGGGAACCGCGCGCGCTCTCGGTGCTGTCGAAGACGGAAGGCATCGTTGCATTCGTCGCGTCCGCGACGCCATACGTGCTGCGCTATCTGCGGGCCATGGTCGCGCTCGACCGGTCGGCGGTGACCCGCATTGTTGAGGCCATCACTGCGGACGTCAGCCTCAGCAGCTGGCAACGGCTCTGCCTACTTCGCGCAATCGGTGATCTGGACTTGCTCGACTCGGAACCACTCTCCACCTGGGTCGAGGGCCACCGCGCGCAGCGTTTCGAGCCCGTCGTGCGCGCCGAAGCCGCCCTGGCCCTCGCGGCCGTGAACCGAATCGAGGCGCAGGAGATCACCCGCGGCCTCGACGAGGAACCGTCGGCTCTAGCCTCCTGGTATTTGGTGGCCCTGCAGCGACTGCACGACTGCGGAGCCGTCAACCGGGAGACCTGCGACGCCGTCCGCGAAGAGGGCGGCCTGCACGAGACGCTCCTGGTCCGGTCATGACCCTGGAACCCGTGATGCTCGACATCACCGAGGGCGCCCTAGAAGAGCTGACAACGACCTATGCCAGGCACAACGCCACGACGACCGGCCGGCCGCCGGCCCGATCCCTGCGCCGTTACCGAGACGGAATCGTCGGCGACGCTGCTGCGGCTGACCGGGCGGCCTGCTGGCTACGCCTGGTCAGCGTCGTCGAGATCTATACGGAGACTCTTCTGCGGCGTCTCTCCGATGAACAACCGGGGCGGGCGCCGCGCGGTTGGAGTGACGTCACGGAGTCGTTGAAGCGCCACCACAACATTGACGTCGCAGCCGTCGAGGGTTGGGCAAGGTTGGATGCCAGCTTCACCGTTCGCAACGCTGTCGCCCACGGGCTGGGACGCTTCACCGCCAGGCAGATCGAAAAGGGGGAGCCCCGCAAAATGCGCCTCATCGCCGTGCAGGTGCGCGACGGAGCGGTGGTGATTACTCCCGAGGCCCTCGCTGCCTGTGCCGAAACCTGCCGGGTCTTCGTCACTGCGCTGGACGCGTGCTCGAGGCCGTCCACGGCATTCGGACCAGCGCAGACGGAGGCTTGCCGACGCTTATCTGGCTAGGCGCCAGCCGGGCGATCGATTGAGCCGCATCTGCTGGAGTCGGATCAACGACGCGTGGGCGGCCCTAGGAAACGGTGCCGCTAGCCTTTCTGCAAGGCCGGTGCGTGTCGCTACGGAAAGGCTAGATTCGCCGCGGGGGCTTCTAGCCGGCTCCGAAGTCCGGCGCGCAGACCGTGAGGTCATGCTCGGGTCGCTGCTCTTCATCCACGGCATCGGCAATGGGGATAAGCGCATGTAAGGCGAGACCGGCAGCTGGCCCGGGACGGCGTCCAACATTCGTCAGGCCCTGGGGCCGTCGATCAAGGGATGAACCGCGATGGCTGACGACGCGTCCTCGACGGTCCCGCCCCGGGCGGCCGCCCCATCGATCACGATGCCCAAGGGCGGCGGTGCGGTTCGGGCGATCGGGGAGAAGTTCGCCGCCAACCCGGTCACCGGCACCGGCACCCTGACGATTCCGCTCCCGACCAGCGCAGGCCGCTCCGGCTTCGGGCCCGAGCTGCGCCTGGCGTACAACTCCGGCACCGGGCAGACCGCGTTCGGCCTGGGCTGGGACGTCGATCTGCCGCGGATCACCCGCCGGACCGACAAGGGCCTGCCGACCTACGACGACGCCCGGGACGCCGACGTCTTCGTCCTCTCCGACACCGACGACCTGGTGCCGGAACTGGACGCGGACGGCCGCCTGGTGCGGCGCGACAGCCCGCAGGGCGATTTCCGGGTGACCCGCTACCGACCGCGGGTGGAGAACCGGTACGACCGGATCGAGCGCTGGACCGGGCCCGACGGGCAGATCCACTGGCGCTCGATCAGCCGGGACAACGTCACCACCGTGTACGGCCGCGACGGCAACTCCCGGATCGCCGACCCGGCCGACCCGCTGCGGCGCATCTTCAGCTGGCTGATCTGCGAGTCGTACGACGACCGCGGCAACGCGATCGAGTACCGATACGCCGAGGAGGACGACGCCGACGTCCCACTGTCCGCCGCCCACGAGCGCAACCGTCCGCCCGCCGCCCGTACCACGAACCGATACCTCAAGTCGGTCCGCTACGGCAACCGGATCAGCCGCCTCGCGCCGCCGCGCCCGGTACCCAAACGGCCCTGGCTGTTCGAGCTGGTCTTCGACTACGGCGAGCACGACACCGGCGGTTGGGTGTGCCGCGCCGACCCATTCTCCACCAACCGCGCCGGCTTCGAGGTCCGCGCCTACCGGCTCTGCCAGCAGGTGCTGATGGTCCACCACTTCGCCGGCGAGCCCGGGGTCGGCGACGACTGCGTGGTCCGGTCGCTGCGGCTGGCCTACCGCGGCGACGCCCAGCGCGGCGAGCCGGCCGGGTCGCTGCTGGCCTCGACCACGCTGACCGGCCACCGCCGCTCCGGTGCCGGCTACGTCCACCGCAGCCTGCCCTCGCTGGAGTTCACCTACACCACCGCCACCGCCCACCCCGAGGTACACGACCTGGAGCCGGCGGGTGTGGACACGGCCGGCGCCGAATGGGCCGACCTGGACGGCGACTCGATCAGCGGCCTGCTCACCCGGTACGCCGGCGCCTGGTACCACCGGGCGAACCAGGGCGGCGGACGGCTGGCCCCGCCGCGCCGCCTGCCCAGCATGCCGTCGGCCGGCGACCGCGGGCAGCTCATGGACCTGGCCGGCGACGGCCGGCTCGACGTCGTCGACTTCGCCCGCCCCGTCCCCGGTTTCGCCGAGCGAACCGACGACGGCGACTGGTCGCCATGGCACAAGTTCGGCGCGCTGCCGGCCCGCGCCTGGGACGACCCGAACCTGCACTTCGCCGACCTGGACAGCGACGGCCTGACTGACGTGCTGGTCACCGAGGTCGACGCAATCGTCTGGCACCGGTCGCTGGGGGAGGAGGGCTTCGGCGAGGCGATCAGGGTGCCGCTCCCACCGGACGACGACACCGGCCCACGGCTGCTGTTCGCCGACGGCTCCCAGTCGGTGTACGTCGCCGACATGACCGGCGATCGCCTGCCCGACGTGGTCCGGGTCCGCAACGGCGAGATCTGCTACTGGGCCGGCCTGGGCCGTGGCCGGTTCGGGCCGAAGACGGTCATGGACGGCTCGCCGCTGCTCGACCACCCGGACCGCTTCGACCAGCGCCGGGTACGCCTGGCCGACCTGGACGGCAAGGGCCCAGCCGACCTGCTCTACCTGGGCGCCGACGGCGCCGTCCGATACACCAACCTGATGGGCAACGGCTGGTCCGGCCCGGACCGGTTGCCGCTGGTCCCACCGGTCGACGACGTGTCGGTGGTGGACCTGCTCGGCTCGGGCACCGCCTGCCTAATCTGGTCCACGGCGGCCGGCGGCCGCCGCCGGGTCCGGTACGCCGACCTGACCGGCCAGAAGCCGGATCTGCTGGAACGGGTGACCAACAACTTCGGCGGCGAGACCACGATCAGGTGGACCACCTCCACCCACTGCTGGCTGCGCGACGACGCGGAAGGCCGCCCGTGGCTGACCCGGGTGCCGTTCCCGGTCCACGTCGTCGAACAGGTCGAGACCGTCGACCGGGTCGCCCGCACCCGCTTCGTCACCCGCTACCGCTACCGGGACCCCTGGTTCGACCCGGACGACCGGGAGTTCCGCGGCTTCGCCTTGGTGGTGCAGGACGACGCCGAGGAGATCGCCGCGCTCGGCCGCACCGACCGGCTCGCGGCGAACGAGGACCCCGCCCACCGGCTGCCGCCAACCCGTACCCGCAGCTGGTTCCACACCGGCGCGTTCCTCGGCCGCGACCGACTCTCGAAGCTCTTCGCCGAGGGCTACTACCCGCCGCCCGAGCACGCCACCCCGGCCGCGCTGAGCTGGCTGCTCGACGACACCCCGCTGCCCGGCAGGCTGCCCGAGGGGGAGGAGCGGGAGGCCTGCCGCGCGCTGAAGGGCCGGCTGCTGCGGCAGGAGGTGTACGCCCTCGACGGCACCGAGCGGGAGCCGCACCCGTACACGGTGGTGGAGCACAACTACGGCATCCGCACGCTGCAGGCCCCGGTCGCCGGGCGCGCCGGGGTGTTCGCCGTGGATCCGCGGGAGACGGTCACCGCCACCTGTGAACGCCAGCCGGACGACGCCCGGGTCAGCCATGAGGTGGTGCTGGACGTCGACCCGTTCGGCACGGTGCTGCACTCGGTGACGCTCGCCTACGGGCGATCCGCCGAGGACTCCACCCTGCCGCCGCGCACCCGGGCGGTGCAGGCGACCACCCTCGCCCTCGAAACCCGGGTCGAGGTGACCGGGAAGGTCGACGAGGACGGCGCGTACCGGGCGCCGGTGCCGTACGACACCAAGCGGTTCCAGCTCAGCGGCCCGGCGATCGACGGCGCACGGCCGCGACTGGACCGTGCGTACGTGAAGAAGATCCTCGCCGGGCTCACCCGCCGCCTGACCGGACGCGAACGCGTCCGGTTCTTCGCCGACGACCTGAGCGGGCCGCTCGCCTGGGGCGAACGGCAGTCGCGTGGCCTGGTGCACGAGACGTACCGGCTCGCGCTGCCGGACGCGCTGCGTGACGAGCTCTACGGCGTCCGGGTGACCGGCGCCGACATGACCGCGGCCGGCTACGTCGCCGCGGACGGCGGCTGGTGGGCGCCGTCCGGCACGGTCCGCTACGGCGCGGACCTGGACGACACCCGGCAGCACTTCTTCGTGCCGCGCTCGTACGTCGACCCGTTCAACGCGGTCACCGCCGTCGAGTACGACGACTACGACCTCCTGCCGGTACAGACCGTCGACCCGCTCGGCAACACCGTCACGGTGGGTGAGCGGGACGCGGCGGGCGGCCGTACCCCCGGCATGGACTACCGGGTGCTCGCGCCGACGCTGACCACGGACCCCAACCGCAACCGCACCGCGGCGCTCTTCGACACGCTCGGCATGGTTGCCGCGATCGCGCTGCTCGGCCGGGTGGGCGCGGAGACCGGCGACCGGCTCGACGGCATCGACCCCGACCTGCCGGACACCGCGATCACGGCGTTCTGGACCGATCCGTACGGCGCCGCCACCGCACTGCTCGGCGAGGCGACCAGCCGTACGGTCTATGACCTGGACGCCTACCGGCGCACCGCCGCCGGCGCCGACCCGCAGCCCACGGGGGTGGCGACCATCGCCCGCGAGAGGCACGTCAACGACCCGCCCGCCGCCGGTCCACCGCAGGTGACCTTCGCCTACGCCGACGGCGGCGGCCGCGAGCTGCAGCGCAAGCTGCCCGCCGAGCTTGACCCGGCGATGCCGGGCCCCGGTCCGCGGCCGCCACGCTGGGCCGGCACCGGCTGGGTGGTCCTCGACAACAAGGGCAATCCGGTACGTCGCTACGAGACATTCTTCACGCCCCGGCACACCTTCGAGTTCGCCGTCATGCACGGCGTCAGCCAAGTGCTCTGCTACGACCCGCCGGGCCGGGTGGTGGCCACGTTCCACCCCCACCACACCTACGACAAGGTGGTCATCGGCGCCTGGCAGCAGCAGGCCTGGGACGCCAACGACACCGCGGGCCTTCCCGACGGCGCCGGGCGCCCGGCCGGCGACCCCACCGGCGATCCGGATGTGGCCCGCTTTGCCGCTGCCTTGCTCACCGCCGACTACCTGCCCACCTGGATGCGGCGGCGGCTCAACGGCGGCCTGGGCCAGCGGGAGGCCGACGCCGCTAAACGGACCCTGCCGCATGCCGGCACGCCACTGACGACCTGCCTGGACCCGCTCGGGCGCCCGGTGCTCACGGTGGCGCACAACCGCACCCCCGACGAGGCCGGCGGCCCGCCGGTGGACACCCTGCACCGCACCCACACCGTTCTCGACATCCTCGGCAATCACCTGGAGGTGGCCGACTGCACCGACGGCACGCCCGGGCCGGGCGATGGCACCGCAGACCGGACGCTGGCCCGCATCGACCACGACCTGCTTGGCAACCCGCTGCGCGAGCACGGCGTGGACACCGCGGCGCGGCTGCTGCTGGTAGACGTCGCCGCCGAATCGGTCACCGGGTGGGAGGTCGTGGACGAAGCCGGTGCGGAGCGGGCGCGGACCACGAGCCGAGACCAGCTGCGCCGGCCAGTCGAGGCGATGGTCCGGGAGAGCGGCCAGGACCGAGTCGTGCACCGGATCGAGTACGGCGAGCAGGCCTCCGATCCGGAGGCGGGGAACCTGCGCGGGCGGGTGTGGCGGGTGTACGACGGCGCGGGTCGGGCCGAGTCCGCGTACGATTTGCACGGCAACGAGGTGCGCGCGACGCGGCGGCTGTTCGCCGGGGCGGCGTACCAGGACGCCGTGGACTGGGCCGCCGGGCCGGCGCTGGAGG is part of the Micromonospora halotolerans genome and encodes:
- a CDS encoding reverse transcriptase domain-containing protein, giving the protein MRSVPLDILSRLDLEGAARREADATEPLIPSSPGTDQLKDNAAPFASWLGGQLRAGLPTGRGLVIAVAKPVTGSRPVAIWGFAERVTYRALTDLLMTEAKHEVDRSPERYRDFISAPMTYAEERGTRPDDNEDGSPFATPWPADAIIQYVVKADLASFYDYIDHDILGRELLVRTGDHAAVECLLDLLGEVQGRRYGLPQLLEPSDRLSDLYAGRVLRALRRKQWAAWRFNDDFRIAVETFEDAKRALDDLAAAARDNGLVLNESKTRTPSITSYWHETVISQVDAHLPRDGAEHDPADFVADYTEGARDSDPEWALSFLESTVTPRGLRAGVQAEGQTNLRDVDRFGIRYIRRALIRLADPGEPRALSVLSKTEGIVAFVASATPYVLRYLRAMVALDRSAVTRIVEAITADVSLSSWQRLCLLRAIGDLDLLDSEPLSTWVEGHRAQRFEPVVRAEAALALAAVNRIEAQEITRGLDEEPSALASWYLVALQRLHDCGAVNRETCDAVREEGGLHETLLVRS
- a CDS encoding SpvB/TcaC N-terminal domain-containing protein, with the translated sequence MADDASSTVPPRAAAPSITMPKGGGAVRAIGEKFAANPVTGTGTLTIPLPTSAGRSGFGPELRLAYNSGTGQTAFGLGWDVDLPRITRRTDKGLPTYDDARDADVFVLSDTDDLVPELDADGRLVRRDSPQGDFRVTRYRPRVENRYDRIERWTGPDGQIHWRSISRDNVTTVYGRDGNSRIADPADPLRRIFSWLICESYDDRGNAIEYRYAEEDDADVPLSAAHERNRPPAARTTNRYLKSVRYGNRISRLAPPRPVPKRPWLFELVFDYGEHDTGGWVCRADPFSTNRAGFEVRAYRLCQQVLMVHHFAGEPGVGDDCVVRSLRLAYRGDAQRGEPAGSLLASTTLTGHRRSGAGYVHRSLPSLEFTYTTATAHPEVHDLEPAGVDTAGAEWADLDGDSISGLLTRYAGAWYHRANQGGGRLAPPRRLPSMPSAGDRGQLMDLAGDGRLDVVDFARPVPGFAERTDDGDWSPWHKFGALPARAWDDPNLHFADLDSDGLTDVLVTEVDAIVWHRSLGEEGFGEAIRVPLPPDDDTGPRLLFADGSQSVYVADMTGDRLPDVVRVRNGEICYWAGLGRGRFGPKTVMDGSPLLDHPDRFDQRRVRLADLDGKGPADLLYLGADGAVRYTNLMGNGWSGPDRLPLVPPVDDVSVVDLLGSGTACLIWSTAAGGRRRVRYADLTGQKPDLLERVTNNFGGETTIRWTTSTHCWLRDDAEGRPWLTRVPFPVHVVEQVETVDRVARTRFVTRYRYRDPWFDPDDREFRGFALVVQDDAEEIAALGRTDRLAANEDPAHRLPPTRTRSWFHTGAFLGRDRLSKLFAEGYYPPPEHATPAALSWLLDDTPLPGRLPEGEEREACRALKGRLLRQEVYALDGTEREPHPYTVVEHNYGIRTLQAPVAGRAGVFAVDPRETVTATCERQPDDARVSHEVVLDVDPFGTVLHSVTLAYGRSAEDSTLPPRTRAVQATTLALETRVEVTGKVDEDGAYRAPVPYDTKRFQLSGPAIDGARPRLDRAYVKKILAGLTRRLTGRERVRFFADDLSGPLAWGERQSRGLVHETYRLALPDALRDELYGVRVTGADMTAAGYVAADGGWWAPSGTVRYGADLDDTRQHFFVPRSYVDPFNAVTAVEYDDYDLLPVQTVDPLGNTVTVGERDAAGGRTPGMDYRVLAPTLTTDPNRNRTAALFDTLGMVAAIALLGRVGAETGDRLDGIDPDLPDTAITAFWTDPYGAATALLGEATSRTVYDLDAYRRTAAGADPQPTGVATIARERHVNDPPAAGPPQVTFAYADGGGRELQRKLPAELDPAMPGPGPRPPRWAGTGWVVLDNKGNPVRRYETFFTPRHTFEFAVMHGVSQVLCYDPPGRVVATFHPHHTYDKVVIGAWQQQAWDANDTAGLPDGAGRPAGDPTGDPDVARFAAALLTADYLPTWMRRRLNGGLGQREADAAKRTLPHAGTPLTTCLDPLGRPVLTVAHNRTPDEAGGPPVDTLHRTHTVLDILGNHLEVADCTDGTPGPGDGTADRTLARIDHDLLGNPLREHGVDTAARLLLVDVAAESVTGWEVVDEAGAERARTTSRDQLRRPVEAMVRESGQDRVVHRIEYGEQASDPEAGNLRGRVWRVYDGAGRAESAYDLHGNEVRATRRLFAGAAYQDAVDWAAGPALEGHEYLGAARFDISGRRYEQTHPDGTVVRHEYNRAGLLSGVAATLAPSGRELTVVASVEYDAKGQRTAITYGNGTTTTLTYDPDTLRLRTVKSSGGAQDLGYVYDPAGNVTHVADAAQASVFRLNTLVEAATDYTYDALYRLVVAHGREHVAPLTPTGASDASRVNPADPNALGRYRERHTYDVVGNLTELRHRGTDPAHPGWTRTFAYQAQSRLPGTPAGVHGNRLTATETANGGLDAQAYHHDMRGNMDILPPLTLVRWDHDDRLRATSTQSVGPGLVPETTYYCYDQGGERLRWVRDGQVAAPSSAAPVDERIYLGEFEVYRSFGGTGAVTLERTTVHVMDGPRRIALIETRVDPGAAADPDRLVIRFQYANYLGSAVLELDDQGGFVSYEEYYAYGCTALVHWRANAPPKRYRFTGKERDANGLYYHGARYYAPWLCRWTAPDPEPAPNLYRYCDGNPVMLSDPSGRSPNGNEWVASPAFPEDIENLHQVLGPDYDQLPQALDLETGTSSPVLPSETMIVRKQLNEGGAFFLAGKYQALTVHEYFMIEKSDVFVANRDGSFTVHSRPQITSLGRMAPALRDTPISEQLQLAVELGLMFFPWDEAAKALPGVAAAAKGGGKAAQVAVSGVHESLLQQAQVVALRSTEEQARFLAELVPGLEREQAIKILESAFKNDSSAVFGGSRIRGNFHMGSDLDVGFSKLTANQATKVTARLSRAGPLGLEQNVRIVTGNISRNIPHIVSPEEFFQRIGIRAMQDAQAGRVFLPSGSVTAVPGGRIFYIPPGIR